Genomic DNA from Theobroma cacao cultivar B97-61/B2 chromosome 3, Criollo_cocoa_genome_V2, whole genome shotgun sequence:
gGTTTTGATAATTCTTGAAGACATCAACTTTACATTTACATAGCTTTTACGGGAGGTTGAGTTATTTCAACCTTGACTTCCTATTAGCAATACTAATTTTTAGTGGGGTCTTATATCTAATGATTGGATTTTAGCACTGCAGCCTCTACTGAAATGTGGCAAAGAAATGCATGCAGAGGaaataacttaaataaaataaaaacttcattTCTGAGAAAAAGCTTTCCATTTTCTTCCTCTGTATGGTCCTGTTCTTCCCCCTCTACTGGAATGATAAGAAACGTTTCAAAATAGAAGTGGCTGATAACTTGATATCATCCAATTTAACTCAAATGAAACCGAATCAAAGGTCTAGTTGAAGATACTTGTAGGAATTGTGATAGAACTGTAAGAGTTGACTTTGTAATTCATTTTCACtgctattttaatttctctgGGTATCTTGGTTGAAAATAATGCAGTTCTATTCTTAGTAGttatagaaagaaaaatcataagaAATTGTATAATGGGTACAAGGAAATGTATTAAAAAGAATTCACATAAATAATGCTTATGTCTTAGAAGTATAGAGTTTGGAATGGAACTGccatattttattgttaacaTGATGTTTAcgttttcattttctttagatGGTCCAAAATTGCCGCAAGATTGCCTGGAAGAACTGATAACGAGATCAAGAATCACTGGAACACACATATCAAGAAAAAGCTTCTTAAGATGGGAATTGATCCTGTTACGCATGAGCCTCTGCAGAAGCCTGCAGCCACCGCACAAGATGCAACTTGCCAAGGAAATGACCAGCCAAATCTTGATCCTAATCAACTAGAGTTGCCGAAAAATTCTGGCCATGTCTCTACTTCTACTGATGAATTTTGCACTCCAACCGAGAATTCCTCGACCGATGAATCGAGGTCATCATCAGAGTCTGGCAGTGATGATGACCCCTTGATGAACTTGATATGGTCGGAGTCATTTCTCAATGACTTGTCATGGAATTTCCCTGGCCCAGATTCCAGGGAAGAATACAGTGAACTTGGGTTTTCTTCATCATCGGAGGAAAACTCTTTGTCATGGTTGTTGGACTACCCAAACATTGGAGATGATCTTCATCAGAGCTTTGGAATTGGTGGCTTCAGTGAAATTGACATGAATTGCCTTGACATGGGTGGCAAGTACTAGCATGCATCTAATAGGAGTGCTTCTGTGCActcatgtaaaaaaaaaaagctaaaacAAAAAGGGGCCATTAGGTCTTGTGAATGAACTCTTTAAGCTTAATTTCcagttaaattatttatctccaGTTAGGATCTTAGAAGaacaagggaaaaaaaaggcaaaaaaagtCATGATGCTCAAGAAGTTTATGCAAGTAAATGGTACTCTCAATTTTccgtcttttttttttccatgttCTTAAGATCCAAATAGGTAACTTTTTCAGCCGGGCACTGCCTTGATGGAAAAGATAATTGCGATCCAGACTAAGTGGGTCAGCTGTCACTTTGCCAAAAAAAAGTAAGGATAATCTGTAATCTCAACCCTTGTTTTTTTCCAGGGATGTTTGATGACGTGCCCTCTCAATTGGGCTTATGGGGATTTCAAATTTGCATTAGAGAATAGAAAGAGATGTGCTACCAAATGGCCACCCCACTCCCCCCCTGGAGCTGTGTGGTTGAAGCATGATGAGGGCACGtacgtatatatatgtatagcaTCTGCTGTAAAGAAACTTTATAGTGCTGCTATCTGCTATGTATACATCTTTTTGGTTGTTGGAAAATAAAACTTCTATAAATAGTGtattccctttttcttttacatcaTGAAGCTAAGtgtttcctttggttttttctctttaataaGAGGATGTATTAAGGAGTTGAGAAGAAAAGGCTAAAACTTGTTAGGTGGGTGGCTGCAATTGCTTGACCTAAATGATGTTGATGACTCGAAATTTTCCTTCATCTTCAAGAGCAAAAATTGGTTGGAGACTTCACTGGTTGTCCATGCCTGAGCTTGGCCTATATTGATCACGGTCAAAAGAGTGTCCCACATTTGACATTGTCTCTTGACTACCTTTGGGCGACTGATACCTACGTATTAGCGtccaaacaaagaaaatcaatACATTTTCCCACTATCTTGTCCAAATAGTTCCTTGAGTTAGCACTCTCATCTCTGCCTGCCATACTGACATAATAGTCTAATTCATTGAATATCATTTGGGTTTAATTCAAACTTAAAGCCACTAATTTAAAGacaaatgacaaaaaagaCAAACTGGGGaaaattaattatctaaaCTTTGTTAATATTACTTGCTTTGACTTTATATATACATAGTTAGTTTAAAAGTTTTCtcagtaaatatatatatagaaaacaTATTCATCAATATCATGAAGCTGTAATCACCATGGGACAAATCATCAACATCACCAtcataatttaagaaattctTCATCCTGAAATTAACGATGGCATTGAATCTTACTTAAAAATTAACGGGACTTTTACTTAGAAAATCATCAATGATGTCATTAATCAATGTGGTTTCAACCTTCCAATAATGACATAcattgat
This window encodes:
- the LOC18605383 gene encoding protein ODORANT1, translating into MGRQPCCDKLGVKKGPWTAEEDKKLVNFILTHGQCCWRAVPKLAGLRRCGKSCRLRWTNYLRPDLKRGLLNEDEEQLVIDLHARLGNRWSKIAARLPGRTDNEIKNHWNTHIKKKLLKMGIDPVTHEPLQKPAATAQDATCQGNDQPNLDPNQLELPKNSGHVSTSTDEFCTPTENSSTDESRSSSESGSDDDPLMNLIWSESFLNDLSWNFPGPDSREEYSELGFSSSSEENSLSWLLDYPNIGDDLHQSFGIGGFSEIDMNCLDMGGKY